The Wolbachia endosymbiont of Oedothorax gibbosus region CCTTAATCCTTAGCTCCTCCATCGGCAGTCTGTTTTCATCAATGCTGGTGCCATCTTCTAGCACTGCTGGAATGATGATCTTTTCAAACTGTCGCTCTGACTTTTTATCCAAATAACCAAAGATGTCGTAAACACTAATTCTCTGTCCAATCACTAAAAATGGTGTGTCAGCAGTGTTGCGCCTTGAAGTTATGCATTGCTCAAACTTCTGACAGGCACTGATTAGTGACACTCGACTGTAAGCGCAGCTTGCATCGTGTAGATCATCAAGGATGATGCAGCCACCATACTTTCGACCTTCATCAAAATCAAGTGAGCTGTCCCCAGCTCCAGTACCTGTTACATGCCCTGATATTGAAAAGCCATTAACAAAACCTCCTTCTTTCGTTCTTATTACTCTTGTACTTCTGCGCCCAACTATTCTCACGTTGGGAAAAACTTGCCGATAAAATGGAGACTCAAGGACAATGTGCAGTTCATTCATCTTCTCACGCATTAAATCCCTTTGATGAGTAATGTACATAAATTTTGCCCTAGGATTGTTGCCAAGGGCAAAAGCTACATGAAAAACAAAGCCGAGCGTTGTTTTAGCGCAACGTGGCGGTATGTTCCACCACTGGCTATGTGCTTTTTCAAACACCAACCGATTAACACTGCTAAAGAGCAGCCACAGATAGTTTTTGCTACCATTCTCTCTCTTTAAATTGAGTCTAATGTTAAATACTCGTAGCATGCCTTGAAACGCAAAGAAACCAAAGTCTTTGCGGCATAAAACAATATCCTCTTGAGATAGCATTTTTCATCCTTTAAATTAATTTTAGCATACACTAATTTATTGAAAAATTCAGAAAAATGTTGTATAATTGTTACAGTAGTAGACTTTGGTAAAACTTATGGCAAATTCAGGCGTTAATATTAGTGAAAAAGTTTTAAAAGATCTTGCTCGTCTAGCTAAAGTAAAAAACCAATCAGTTCAAGAGCTAGCAGAGCAGTTTATACAAGAAGCAATTGAAAATGAAGAAGATATGGCGATAGCCAAACTCGCTGTTCAACGCGACACTCGAAATGCAAAATTCATTAGGCATGAAGACATCAACTGGTGATAATTACTTAATCTGTTATGAGGAAAATGTAGTTCATAAAGATATTCCAAACCTTCCTAAGACAATATGGGCAAGGATAAAAGAAATCGTAAAAGAGCGCCTTACACTTTCTCCTGAGAAGGCAGGGGATCCCTTGCTTGGTGAATTCAAAGGACACCGTAGAATACGAACAGGTGATTACCGCTTGATCTATCGAGTAATTAAATCAGAACGTATAGTAATAATTACTGCAATAGAGCATAGAGAATACATTTACGGAGATTAAAACATTCTATAAACATTAATATATTTTTATACACCACTCCTTCCTTTCTGAGTTAACTTCTCTACTACTAAAAAACTATTAAAAACAATCCAAGATAAATTAGACCCTCTATCCATGGACCGAAACCAAAAAACAAACCCAACACACAAGCCCAGAATATAAACATAAATCCGATATAAGTCCCTTCTGAAATCATTTTATCTCATATAATATTAATATTATACTATACATAGTATAAAAAATCAAGCTAAAGTCCTACCTACAGCTCCACCAAGTCCTCCTAGCATTTGATTCATAGCTACCCAACGATCATTTAAAGATTTTCCGTAAGAAGTATAACCACCACCTAGATTTTGACCAATTTGCCCGCCAAGCCCATGGGCGCCAATAAGACTTTGCAATCCACCTAAAGATGAACTGATAAAGTCGTTTAAACCCTTAGAGGCAAGCTCAGAGTTTAAACTTGCAACTTTAGACAGACCATAACTTGATCGATCAAGTCCGCTGGCACGTAAGTTGTTACCCAGCGCGGTATTCATTTGATTGCTGATGAACTGCTGATAAGGACCTTCTTTGTATTGCGATGCTATTTGATTGATAAATCCTCCGGGACCACCTTTCCCGAGGCCTCCAAGACTATCCATGAATTTATTATACCGACCATATAACTCTTTTTGTACTCCGATATTATTTTCAAATTGGCGATTAGCTTTAGAACTACCAAAAAGCCAATCAAATAAATCTCCAAACATTATTCCTCCCTTTTTATACCAGCAAAGAGTCCTGCTATGCCATCTGTCATATGGTCGTTCATCCCAGAAACACCAAGCATTTTCTTAATACGATCTTTCACAATTTCTTTACGTGCTGTACCAAAACATCTCTTTTTCAATGAACCACCAAAATAGCGTTTAACTTCACCCCTCCAGTGCAAACAAAATAACCCTTCTACCACCATTTGTAGCTTTTTATAATATGACATGTGGCTACCACGAATATATCTTTGCTTGAAAAAATACTGATTATCTTCTAGCAGTACTAAATCCATTTCTTGATTTCCAAATAGTAATAAATCAATGACTCCTCGATATTCATCACTAATCCGGCGCAATGTCTCTCCACTCAGCCGCCATTTTTCAACGTTTAAAACATAGCTACCACAATAAAGTGTATTGTCCTTCACATAGGCAAGACCAATGTTCTTGCCAAGATCAATGCTTAAAACATTTTCAGGAACACCTTTAAGTTTTTTTGGACATGGAAATTTTCGTATTTTAAGCTCCATCGCTACTCTTCTCCCTCAGCATTTTTTCTTCATGAGCATTACGCATCTGCTCCCGCAAAACAGCTAACTGCTCAGCTATTAAGTCAACTTTGGCTTTCAGTTCTGCAGCTTCTTTTTTTGTTTGAATCTCAAGTAATTTAATATCCTGTTCTGTTGGCTGCTGTGCTTGCTGTGCAGCTTGTGCTTGCTGCTGCTGACCAACACTCAGCACTTTATCACGTAAAATCTTACTGCTCACTGTATCTTGATTCAGGAGCATTTCCGCTATAAGTTCGATACTTATTTGCTGATTAGCAAGACCATTCGCACCAAGGTACTGCATGACATTCAGCATCAGTTCATTATCCTTTTCACGTTGTTTTTCTAAAGATTCACTGATTTTAATTTTCACATTTGTTTGTCTACTGAAATCAACTAAAATATCTAAAGTCTCATCATCTTGTGCTAATTGATACGGCAAAAGGGAAAGCAGGACTTTCCCTACTTGACCTAGAGTAATTTGATGAGCAAAATAGTAGGAAGTGACGCTACCTTCATTTTCCCTCAACTTGTCCCGCAAAGCAGCGGCAGATGAATATTTGCTGTCCTTCACAATGCTCGTAGTGTCACTCCAAATTTGCGACAACAGACTCAAAGCTTGCTGCATTAGTATTGCGAGGTTTGGATCAGAACCAGTTGGCGGTATAACAATAGGCTGCATACCATCAACCGGCGCATATTCTAGTAACAGTTCACGAGGATCAGCAAAGCGCTGAGCCTTATCATTGCTAACACTTGCTTGTGGCATTAAATAGCGATTTTGAAAGTATTTAGCACCATAATTTATCATTGCCATACAATGATTATAGGCTTTCTGTGCATAGTGACACACAACACCAAGTGGTCTTGTTACCTCATGATTATCAATATAATGAGAACAGCCACCATGAAATACCAGTGGTAAATGTCTATGACCATACAACTCCTTAGTTTCAAGAATTTTCTCATTTGTAAAGCGATAAAAAGTTATGCCGTCATTCTTTTTTAAATACAAATCAGTAACTTCAATATAAGGAACAGTATCTTTATCTTTAAATTCCAATTCGGCAATTTGCGAATAACCCATCTTTTCTAGGCTTGTTTTATATAAGCGATGAATAATACCACAGTAACGTCCATCACCCTTATGTGGCTCATTACTGTGTGGATCAAAAAAGAAACTTTCAGTACCGTTTATTGCTCTGATTTTAAATGTCAGTTCATCATCTTCAATATCTTCATTGTTGTAACCAAAACCAATATAGAGCGCTGAATAGCCACCGATAATTGCTTCTTTAAGTGCCTTACTATATTCCACATAGTGATCTTGACTAAAGATTAAATCAGTGATAGAGCCGTGCATAAACTGCATCACCTCAGGGTCAGGGCTTTCACCATTTACCTTTAGCTCTAAGTCATACTTTTTACCACGCACAGTGTTTAAAATCTTCTCAGCCATTGCAAATGTGACGTTAAAGACTATTGGTTCTGCACCAATATTTAGCAGCTCTCGCTGTTCATTTTCAGTATATTGCTGCCCCATGATCACGAACTTATGCTGCCGCCGTGCTTGCTCGATATTTTGACTCCAATAATCAAACCAGCTACTCCTCAGTCTTGTTAGATATTCGAGCTTAGTCATCTTCTTTCACTCGTCCACGCAATGCTACTTTACCACCACTCATCGCTGCTTTTTTGAGCATTTCTAAAATGAAACCACTTTGTTCTTCGATAATCTTGCCTTGCAGAGCTGACATTAATTCTCGTGTTACTGGATCTTTAGCAGAACCAAAAGAATACTGAGCAAATAACTTAGCAATTTTGCCATCTGCAAATCCATTGAGACCTATTTCTGCTAAAGTTTTTTTCACCAATTCCGCAGATAAATTACCAAACGATCCTGTTTTGTTAACAAACTCTGCTAATTTCTCTGAAGCAACAGGTGCTATAAACTTATTTCTAATAGCATCAGCATTTTCCAGTAAAAAACCTCTAATTACTTGGTCCTTAGTAAACACTCCATTATCAATGGCAATTTTTTCCGGTAATTCACTAAATATCTCAGCTACTTTTCTAACGTTCCCTTTCTCTAAGGCACTACTTGCACCACTTAGTAGTCCCATTGTTTTACTGACATTGGCACGTAGCAGTAAAAAGCGTTCTTCTAGTTTGCTTACAATATCTCTGATCTGATTTTCTGGTACATCATACTTTTTGGCTAAATTTCGAGAAGATTCCCTGAGTCCTGATAATATATCGGCAAATTCTTTGGATGTATAATTTCCATCTTTACTAGAAAACTTCTTTGCTAAATCCTTAGCAACAATTCTTTGAAAAGGATTGCTAGTTTCCTTAGTAGTACTCTTTAAGAACTCTCCCACATCATTTACTTTAATATTTGGTACGTCTTTTATTGCAGCATCAAAACCACGACTAACTACATTACGCACCGGCTCTCTGCCCTGTTTAAACAGACCTGTTACTGCTTTTCCACCTTTAGCTACCACATTACCCAGTCCATGAGCTGCCAAAATCAAAGGTGCATCAAAAAGGTCAAGGGAAAAAAGCCTAGTACTTTATCCTGGTTTTTAACTAGTAAAATACATTGTAACTAACAAAAAATTGAGTCATATCTTACTACTTAAAGAAATATAAATATTAATTATTATGAAAACAAGCAAAAGAAAGAAGATACTAGCAACGATATTACACATTACATATTTGTTTCTACAGAAGATCATAAATACTTAGTTAAAGGAGGTATAGGTACGTATTTAGGAAACTTAACTGAAAATTTGCAACATACTGTACCAAATTCAACAAAAATTATTTGGATCACTCAATCGCCTACTGAACAAAATTTCGTTGAAACACAGGATAATTTAGAAATACGTTACATAAGTAGAATTAAGGCTAAAAAAGAGTTAAATATTGTAGATTTCAGTTATATAATTGAAAAAGAAGTGATGAAATTAGTAAATAAAATTAAGTATAGACTTCCAAAGTATATTGTTGCTATAGAAGCTCCCGAATGGGAGGGGTTATTATCGAATTATTATAGGGCTGAAAGTGATAAGAACATATTAAAAATTACCAGGATACATACACCCCTTGCAGTAACAGCAGAATTAAATGACTTAAAACTTGATGAAATAAAAACGTTACAGATGCAAAAAGAACATAAACAAATGCTAAATAGTAATATCCTTTCTGCACCTACAAATTACATTTATAATTTAACTCAAGAAAAAGTCCTTAAAAATCAAGGGTTAGGAATTCCTCACATTATTGTACCAAATCCAATTGATGTAAATCATTTTTCTAAAATAAATAATACTAGAGCAGAAGCTGTTGATTTATTTAAAAAATATACTAAATGTCCAATCAATCCTGATGATTTTAATATATTTATTGTAGGGAGTGTAGAAAAAAGAAAAGGGGTTGAGATATTCATTGAGACAATACCCTTAATAATAAATCAAATACCTAATGCTCATTTTTATTTCATTGGACACTGTAAGGAGAATAGCAGTAGTTTAACAGCTAATAATAAATTTTCTGCCGAAGGGCTGCTATCAAGATTTGATGATAAGACAAAGCATCACGTTCATATAGCTGGTTACATAAATCACGATTTAATGCCAAAAATTATGCAGGCAGGGGATCTTTTCCTTATATGTTATTTAGGTGATAATTTTCCTGGTGTATTAATCGAGGTAGGGTTGTCGAAACGTCCTGTCATTGCTTTATTAAAAGGAGGGATTCCCGAAATGGTGAGAGATTCAGGCAAGAATACTTTATGTTTAACCATTAACGGAAATACTATTAATGAAATTGCAAAAGAATGTGTTTCAAAAATATTAGAATTTTATAAAGCCAAAGAAGCATTAAATTTAACTGAACATTTTTATCAACATCTTTTAAAAGAATTTTCGGGTACAAAGATTATTTCAACTTTAAAAGCTTTTTATAAAAGCAGAATTGATTCAAACTTATCCTTAGCAAAATAGTAATAAATATGGTACAAATAAATGTATATAATGTAAGTGATGTATTAAATTTTTTAAAGGATAATTATAGTCTCAAAGATATAGACTTGTGGCCCACTGACAAGGGGCTTGATAACACAGTTTTTTTCGTAGGTAACTTTATTGAGAAAAAGCCATTATATGTCTTAAAAATCGTTGAAACAAAGCATAAGTCTGATATAGAAAATTCAATAAGAATTTTCCAAGATATACCTAAGGAATTTACAAATTTAAACTACATCAAGTCTAATAATCTGAATTTTGTTGAAGACTTTGATAACAATAAAAAATGCGCGGTTTTAATGACTTATATTAAAGGAAAGGAACCAAATTTATTTACGTTTCCTGAGGTAATCAAGTATGCAAATTTTATAAAAGGATTTCATAATTTACAAACTGATTTACAGCCCGACAAAATCAATAAATTTATTGATAACGAATTTAAGCTAATAAATCAATATTGGTGCAATGAAGTCAAAGAAGGCGTTTTATTCCACTTTCCAAGCCGTAGCAAATTTTACCATAAAATGGTTAATTGCATATTAGAAGGTAAGAGCAAATTTACAAATTATATGTCTAATATACCTTGTTTGGTAGGCATAACACATAATGACTTCACAACTGCAAATGTTATTGAGGATCAAAACTTAAATTATAACATTATTGATTTTGATTCAATCGAACTTAAAGGATTTCAGTTAATTGATCTTTTACAAGCTGTTTCAAAGTCTCCTATATCAACAGATTCAAAAAAAGTTGAATATTTCCTTAAGTCTTATTTCAACACTTTAGAAGAAGGTTTACTACCAAAAAAAAATATAGAAAAGATTTGTGAATCATTTAAGAATTGGCAAATTGTATTTTCTCTCCGAGCAATGCTTTCGACAGATTATTATACTTTCAAAATTCCTAAATTGACTCCCGAATGGTCAAAACTGAACGTAGATAAATTATTATCTCATTTAGAAAAGGGAATTACAGAAAATATTACAAACGAGAAAAAGGTCTTATGTCATCATCTATAATGTATATATTTTTCAGACTTTCTATTTAATTTAATTGTATCAAGTGTTTGATGCATTATTCTGTTGTTAATTATATTTACCCAGTCTTGAATATTATTAGTACGAGTTAAGATTAAATCAATATTTTCCGTAATATAAGATTTATTAAAAAAATATAATTTATTGAGTTCTTGGGAAATAGAAAGCCTTTTTAAAGCTGGATCTTCTTGAAAATAAGCATTGATAGATTTTGTAAGTAATTTATTTTCTTCAACTTCTGTATCTGAGTATCTCAGTAGTATTTTTAATGTATTAAAGCTATAATACTTTTTCTGCCTTATATTAATTTGAGATAGTTCCTTGGGTCCACAAATACAAATTCCTATTTTTCTGTCTGAGTTCAAAAATTTTTCTATATCACT contains the following coding sequences:
- a CDS encoding DUF6290 family protein, with the protein product MANSGVNISEKVLKDLARLAKVKNQSVQELAEQFIQEAIENEEDMAIAKLAVQRDTRNAKFIRHEDINW
- a CDS encoding type II toxin-antitoxin system RelE family toxin, encoding MKTSTGDNYLICYEENVVHKDIPNLPKTIWARIKEIVKERLTLSPEKAGDPLLGEFKGHRRIRTGDYRLIYRVIKSERIVIITAIEHREYIYGD
- a CDS encoding glycosyltransferase family 4 protein, which translates into the protein MQHTVPNSTKIIWITQSPTEQNFVETQDNLEIRYISRIKAKKELNIVDFSYIIEKEVMKLVNKIKYRLPKYIVAIEAPEWEGLLSNYYRAESDKNILKITRIHTPLAVTAELNDLKLDEIKTLQMQKEHKQMLNSNILSAPTNYIYNLTQEKVLKNQGLGIPHIIVPNPIDVNHFSKINNTRAEAVDLFKKYTKCPINPDDFNIFIVGSVEKRKGVEIFIETIPLIINQIPNAHFYFIGHCKENSSSLTANNKFSAEGLLSRFDDKTKHHVHIAGYINHDLMPKIMQAGDLFLICYLGDNFPGVLIEVGLSKRPVIALLKGGIPEMVRDSGKNTLCLTINGNTINEIAKECVSKILEFYKAKEALNLTEHFYQHLLKEFSGTKIISTLKAFYKSRIDSNLSLAK